A genomic segment from Mus musculus strain C57BL/6J chromosome 13, GRCm38.p6 C57BL/6J encodes:
- the Hnrnpa0 gene encoding heterogeneous nuclear ribonucleoprotein A0, with protein sequence MENSQLCKLFIGGLNVQTSESGLRGHFEAFGTLTDCVVVVNPQTKRSRCFGFVTYSNVEEADAAMAASPHAVDGNTVELKRAVSREDSARPGAHAKVKKLFVGGLKGDVAEGDLIEHFSQFGAVEKAEIIADKQSGKKRGFGFVYFQSHDAADKAAVVKFHPIQGHRVEVKKAVPKEDIHAGGGGARAARGGRGGGRGRGGGGGGGGRDQNGLAKGGGGGGGGYNSYGGYGGYGAYGGGGGGGGSYGGSDYGNGFGGFGSYSQHQSSYGPMKSGGGGGGGGSWGGRSNSGPYRGGYGGGYGGGSF encoded by the coding sequence ATGGAGAACTCGCAGCTCTGTAAGCTGTTCATCGGCGGCCTCAATGTGCAGACGAGTGAGTCGGGGCTGCGCGGCCACTTCGAGGCCTTCGGGACGCTGACGGACTGCGTGGTGGTGGTGAACCCCCAGACGAAGCGCTCCCGCTGCTTCGGCTTCGTGACCTACTCGAACGTGGAGGAGGCGGATGCCGCCATGGCCGCGTCGCCGCACGCGGTGGACGGCAACACGGTGGAGCTGAAGCGCGCCGTGTCGCGGGAGGATTCGGCGCGGCCCGGGGCGCACGCCAAGGTGAAGAAGCTGTTCGTGGGCGGCCTCAAGGGCGACGTGGCGGAGGGCGACCTGATCGAGCACTTCTCGCAGTTCGGCGCGGTGGAGAAGGCGGAGATCATTGCCGACAAGCAGTCGGGCAAGAAGCGCGGCTTCGGCTTCGTCTACTTCCAGAGCCACGACGCGGCCGACAAGGCCGCGGTGGTCAAGTTCCACCCGATCCAGGGCCACCGCGTGGAGGTGAAGAAGGCGGTGCCCAAGGAGGATATCCACGCGGGCGGCGGGGGTGCGCGGGCGGCCCGGGGCGGGCGCGGCGGAGGCCGGGGCCGCGGcggcggaggcggcggcggcggccgagACCAGAACGGGCTGGCCAagggcggcggtggcggcggcggcggctacAACAGCTACGGCGGCTACGGGGGCTACGGCGCCTACGggggcggtggcggcggcggcggctcatACGGCGGCAGCGACTACGGCAACGGCTTCGGCGGCTTCGGCAGCTACAGCCAGCACCAGTCCTCGTACGGGCCGATGAAGAGcggcggaggcggcggcggcggcggcagctggGGCGGCCGCAGCAACAGTGGACCGTACAGAGGCGGCTACGGCGGCGGCTACGGCGGAGGCTCGTTCTAG